Proteins from one Telopea speciosissima isolate NSW1024214 ecotype Mountain lineage chromosome 1, Tspe_v1, whole genome shotgun sequence genomic window:
- the LOC122640113 gene encoding uncharacterized protein LOC122640113: MAPFSANNMLVLHSCPDNNSGKYFVQVLHNKVPVPMPGCDNKDFCPSEVFKERIVNPPLKHDFYSICSAKLEGQGPKPVTGMLTQLFSGLFWQDGETQKNKVEL, translated from the exons ATGGCACCTTTTTCTGCCAACAATATGCTGGTTTTGCACAGCTGTCCAGACAACAATTCTGGCAAGTACTTTGTGCAAGTGCTGCACAACAAAGTTCCAGTTCCTATGCCG GGTTGTGATAACAAGGATTTCTGTCCATCTGAAGTTTTCAAG GAAAGGATTGTTAATCCTCCTTTGAAGCATGACTTTTATTCAATCTGTAGTGCAAAGTTAGAAGGTCAGGGCCCCAAACCAGTTACTGGTATGTTGACACAGTTATTCAGTGGGTTGTTCTGGCAGGATGGTGaaacacagaaaaataaagtCGAATTGTAG